From one Scyliorhinus torazame isolate Kashiwa2021f chromosome 25, sScyTor2.1, whole genome shotgun sequence genomic stretch:
- the LOC140402388 gene encoding interferon regulatory factor 2-binding protein 1-like yields the protein MGSAPPPPAASAAASSRRHSCYLCDLPRMPWAMIWDFSQAVCRGCVNYEGADRIELVIEQTRHLKRAHGLPPPGPAPAQAPLPARPRTPLPPPHRLLLADYLPGPEPPPPPLPQARRPPHGLSARSLELGGRRPELERALRDKAAAAGGGPEAALAELSRALRHRAEEWQGRPAAVRDSLLGLADCAPFPLRLRAEPGLLARLLAFDAAERAPDRALELRLFIEYPSGSGAVHSGAAEACRHMLADSAKEGPGSPGLECLEYERRPGAGDWRPLGQLLTEAARLFKEAVPAELLPEPHAEPGGSSGPRAPCRPATRRRKASPDREPDAGKAGDWPPAGSHLPPDGPAQMGHSPAGLVGSSSTPIATDSLVPKEAGQAVHSTTPPGQSGQRRLASRNGDPGGPSAEVGQGSEPPGAPDSSNSPLCCTICHQRLEDTHFVQCPSVPGHKFCFPCSRESIKSQGASGEVYCPSGEKCPLIGSNVPWAFMQGEIATILAGDIKVKKERDP from the coding sequence ATGGGCTCGGCCCCCCCTCCGCCCGCGGCCTCGGCCGCCGCCTCCTCGCGCCGCCACTCGTGCTACCTGTGCGACCTGCCGCGGATGCCCTGGGCCATGATCTGGGATTTCTCGCAGGCCGTGTGCCGCGGCTGCGTCAACTACGAGGGCGCCGACCGCATCGAGCTGGTGATCGAGCAGACCCGCCACCTGAAGCGGGCGCACGGCCTCCCTCCGCCCGGCCCGGCGCCCGCCCAGGCCCCGCTGCCGGCCCGGCCGCGCACCCCGCTGCCGCCTCCGCACCGCCTCCTCCTGGCCGACTACCTGCCGGGCCCCGAGCCGCCGCCGCCGCCTCTCCCCCAGGCCCGGCGCCCCCCGCACGGCCTCTCCGCCCGGAGCCTGGAGCTGGGCGGCCGGCGGCCCGAGCTGGAGCGCGCCCTGCGCGACAAGGCGGCGGCGGCCGGCGGCGGGCCCGAGGCGGCGCTGGCCGAGCTCAGCCGCGCCCTCCGCCACCGCGCCGAGGAGTGGCAGGGCCGCCCGGCCGCCGTGCGGGACTCGCTGCTGGGCCTGGCCGACTGCGCGCCCTTCCCGCTGCGCCTGCGCGCCGAGCCCGGCCTGCTCGCCCGCCTGCTGGCCTTCGACGCGGCGGAGCGGGCCCCGGACCGCGCGCTCGAGCTGCGCCTCTTCATCGAGTACCCGAGCGGCTCGGGGGCCGTGCACTCGGGCGCGGCCGAGGCCTGCCGCCACATGCTGGCCGACAGCGCCAAGGAGGGGCCCGGCAGCCCTGGGCTGGAGTGCCTGGAGTACGAGAGGAGGCCCGGGGCGGGCGACTGGAGGCCCCTGGGCCAGCTGCTGACCGAGGCCGCCCGCCTCTTCAAGGAGGCCGTGCCAGCCGAGCTGCTGCCCGAGCCCCACGCCGAGCCGGGGGGCAGCTCGGGCCCCCGGGCACCGTGCCGCCCGGCCACCCGCCGCCGCAAAGCCTCTCCGGACCGGGAGCCCGACGCGGGCAAGGCCGGGGACTGGCCCCCCGCCGGCTCCCACCTGCCGCCCGACggcccggcccagatgggccactcGCCCGCCGGCCTGGTGggctcctcctccacccccatcgCCACCGACTCCCTGGTGCCCAAGGAGGCCGGCCAGGCCGTGCACTCCACCACGCCGCCGGGCCAGAGCGGGCAGCGGCGCCTGGCCTCCCGCAACGGTGACCCCGGCGGCCCCTCGGCCGAGGTCGGCCAGGGGTCCGAGCCCCCCGGCGCCCCCGACTCCTCCAACAGCCCGCTCTGCTGCACCATCTGCCACCAGCGCTTGGAGGACACCCACTTTGTCCAGTGCCCCTCGGTGCCCGGCCACAAGTTCTGCTTCCCTTGCTCGCGGGAGAGCATCAAGTCGCAGGGGGCCAGCGGCGAGGTGTACTGCCCCAGCGGTGAGAAGTGCCCGCTCATCGGCTCCAACGTCCCCTGGGCTTTCATGCAAGGGGAGATCGCCACCATCCTGGCAGGTGACATCAAGGTGAAGAAGGAACGGGACCCCTGA